The DNA window AAAGGCGTTAGCAAGGGCGAAAGACGGTCTAGAATGAGGGAAATAGCCCTTCTGGCCGGAATTGTCGTTGTAGTGATAATTATCTTGCTTGTTGGTCTTATGTTTTTCTATAAAAGGCACCGAACACAGCATGCACTAGTTCGGCATATTGCACCTAAGGTTAAACAAGATGATCGACCAATTTCCCCCGATCTCCTAGCAAGTACCAGTATGTTAACTTCTCTGCACTATGGTTCAGTTACAATGTCATCTATCCTTTTTTTTGCTTCTAAATCTtgaatttttccattttttcctTCCATCAGAGATACTTTCTGAAGTTGAGAACCAAAGTTCTCCATCCTATAGGGTGTTTACTTTACCAGAACTTAAAGAAGCTACCAAAAACTTTGATCAGTCAACTTTCTTAGGCCAAGGTTCTTTCGGAAAGGTAGGCGGCTTAGCCAATTATGGAGCTATTTTTCGTCTCGGAACATAGGCTCTTTGATGTGATTTTGCGTATTTTGCATTAACTAGGGGTTCATATGTACAGGTTTACAAGGGAAGGTTAGAGAATGGAAGCTTTGTTGCTATCCGATCTTTAACTCTATACAGAAAATGCTCGATTCAAAACCTCAAGATGCGGATTGATTTGCTTTCAAAGCTTCGCCATCCTCACTTGGTTGCCCTTCTTGGTCATTGCATTGATGATGGAACGCAGGACGACTCAACTGTGCGTAGGTTGTACCTCGTGCAACAATTCGTTCCTAATGGAAGCTTCCGCTCTCATCTCTCAGGTACTATACGCATCGCCAATCTTTTTACACAAGACATATGTTATTAACTTTATAGACAATGGAATTTGGTTGTGTTGTTGTACAGAGAAGGTCCTGAAGTGGCCAGAAAGATTGGCTGTTGTAATCGGTGCAGCCAAGGCCATACATTTTCTTCACACCGGGGTGATCCCCCCTTCTCTGAGCAATCGTCTAACGACCAACAGTATACTGATAGATGAGCATGGGATTGCGCAGCTTAGTGATTATGGAATGTCTCTCATTGCAGATGAAACTGAAAAAACTGATGTATGCTCCTCCCTTCACTTTTGATTCCATATTAATTCTTGTAAGCAGCTATTTATCCTTTGCAGGACGATGTTCACAACTTCGGGTTCATATTACTCGAGTCACTGGTAGGTCCTATCGCAAGTTCAAAAGGCGAAGCGTTTCTGCTAAATGAGATGGTATGTTATGTTGGTTCCTTTTAATGCAGTTTATGGTTTAGGTGTTTGATTCTTTATCTTTTCCTCAAATGGCAGACATCGTTCAGCAGCCAAGATGGTAGGCGAAGGATAGTGGAACCAATCGTGCTAGCCACGAGCTCACAGGAATCATTGTCCATTGTGATATCCATCACGAACAAATGTATATCAGATGGATCCTCGGGGTGGCCGTCGTTCGAAGATGTGCTGTGGAACTTGCAGTATGCTGCTCAAGTGCAGGCCACGGCCGATGCTGATCCGGATAGTGCATCGCATCAGAGCTTCGGCTAACCTCTCCTCCTCTTTGGTTAGGTTATACTAGTAGGGAATGTAAATTTAGAGGTTAGATAGTGAGTTATGCTATATTGGCAAAAATGTAAATGCATTCTTTTTCAGTATTTGATTTATACAGTGAAGAAATTAGGTGGTGGCACTTAATGGATTAGTTAGGCATTAACTTGGCTTAGCAGTTTAACAGCCCAACAAGAATACTAGTGTAGGGGAGTTTTCAACTTACCATTATGTAAGTTGATGAGCATTTAAGGTTACATCAACCCTAACTCTCTCACCTTCCATCACATTTATACTTACTATTTGTAGAGAGAGATGCAAGATTTCATACTCTACCaacttcctctctctctctctcttgctgGTAAGGTATTTCATAACATAATTACTACTCCAACCAAATCAAAAGTAGCCAAGTTTAGATAAGAAGAATAATAACATGTAGCATCAAcaacataattaaaatgaacATATATATTTATGAGTAAATAAGTAAGAGTGGGAAGCCCATTGCATCTATCATCCCAATGATTTGTTTAGTGATTTTAGGGGAGACAAACGCTAAGTGTGATTACTATTGAGACAAAATATTACATCTTTTGATGTGGTTATCACATGCTTGCATAATTACTCCAtccttgtttttttttgttaacatATGTACAAACTAAACCACATTCTTCTGCTTCACCTTATGTTTACCTTACtcaacctctctctctctctctctctcttgtttaTGAGTTTGAGTGGTTGAGTTTTCACTGTTATCTGATTTTCTTTCtccttttgaaaatggtattgtTACATTTGTGCCATTTCTAACTACACCATTTTCTGTTGCTCTCTCACAATTATCTATATTTATTCTCCGATTTTGAAGTTTTAACCGTTTAAGGTTTAGTTTATGCGTCTTCATCTCCACGGATCAATGTGGCATTGCTTTCACCTTTAGTGATGTAAATCCATTCTAGCTAGCTACAATTTTGCAATAAAAATCACTTTTTGTAATTGTGATTGTGTTGTAGTAGATGTAAGAAATGGTTTTAGGTGTGAGGATGAAAACCGAGAAAGGGCCTTCGATTGAGGCTGACTACGTTGTTCATATAGTGGAGGTGAAGCCATGGCCTCCTTCTCAGTCTCTGAGAAGATTAGGCTCTGTTGTGATTCACTGGGAGCATAGTGATGGGAGCTGTGGCTTCACCAATCAAGCTGTGCCTGGAAATGGAAGGATTGAATTCAATGAATGTTTTGGATTGAGGGAAAATGGGGATGCTTGCATTGAGTTTAATCTCTATGAGCCAAGATGGGACAAGGGTTTGAAAGGGCAGCTGCTGGCAAGTGTAGTTCTTGATTTGGGTGCTTATGGTGTTATTGAGAAAGGTTTGAGCATTAGCACTCCCATTCATTGCAAGAGGACTTATAGGAATGCTGCTCAACCGCTTCTTCTCCTCAAAATCGAACCGGCCACCTCCTCCTTGAGAGAGTCTGTTTCTTCATTGATGAGTGAGGAATATGCAGAAGAAGCATCGTCTACTACTGATCATGATCCTGATCAATCTTCCCCAAATGCCGCTTCCTCGGCTTTAAACCAGAAGGTACATTGCTTGCTATGTATGATCAACTTttctctattcacatgttaacttGTTTCATTTGTAATATGCAGATTGCAGTGAATGGTAGTGCAGAAGTTGGCCATCGGGAGCAGGCCACTGAATCCTCCTTGTCCATGGATTTGTCGTCTGATATTGAATGGATATCGAGAAGGATTGGATCTCACAGTTTGCAGTCATCTGCTGTGAAAGAAGCAGATAAAAGGCTGAGATCCAATCACAGGGAAGAAGAGGGGATTGTTGCAGCTGGTAAAAGGGATGCGAGAATCCGGATTAGCTCTGAGGCGTCGAGAGCAGTGATGAATCGAAATTCTGGCGGTGGTTCATCTACTAGTGCAGAGGAACTGCTTGTGGATGGAAGAACAAACTCTCCACCTCTAAACAAACGAGtggaagaggaaggggaagaggaagaggaaaatTTCGAGAATGAGGTGCGAAACATATATCAAGTTGAAAGAATGGTATTGGAAAATGGTGTGGCTTCTTCGACCAGAAGAAACCATCACGTGACAGGCTCGATAAGCAGTGAGCGCAAGGTGTGTAGAATGGAAACAAGGAGCCTTGTTTCAGAAGGGCGAATTCAGCAATTGGAAAACAGGATAAAGATTTTGGAGGGAGAATTGAGGGAAGCAGCAGCCCTTGAGGTGAGCCTCTACTCGGTCGTAGCAGAACATGGAAGCTCCACGAGTAAAGTCCATTCTCCAGCGCGGCGCCTCTCAAGGCTATATTTCAATGCCAATAAACAGAACCCGAAATCAGGGAGAGAAAGTGCTTCTGAAAGTATTGTGTCTGGATTAGTTTTAGCTGCCAAAGCATGTGGCAATGATGTTCCTAGGTATGCCTTTCATCACTCAATACCTTCCTTATTTGCCCTCATGTTGATGTCTGTGTGTTNNNNNNNNNNNNNNNNNNNNNNNNNNNNNNNNNNNNNNNNNNNNNNNNNNNNNNNNNNNNNNNNNNNNNNNNNNNNNNNNNNNNNNNNNNNNNNNNNNNNCTAAGTTAGAACTTGAATAAGTTCAATTCAGGGCTAAAACCAAGTTAATCGACATCTACGTACACAAATAGATcgataattttaaataaaaactccATCTTCTTATCCAACCAAGGAGGTCCGATTCATACAACCAACACAACACATTCATTACTAAATTTCAAGCGATAAAAATAGGCTAGAAAGATAGTCACACCTTGATTATCCCTCGTTGGTGCATTTAGCTCTTCGATTCACCATAAAAATGATGATAATATGGAAGAAAGGAGTTGCTTCTTCACCCTATGGTGGTGCACGGATTTTTCTTTTAGGATGGAAGGTGATGAATAGTGACTGATTTTAAGTTATTTATCATGCACTTCTTtcatttgtttattattttcCATAGTATTCTTCCAAGTGGCACTTTTTAAATCTTTAAAAATTCTAGAAATTTCTACACTTTAAGGCATGTTGGAGTCAAAAATATTCATCCAACAATGCGAAAAAAAATTCCACCCCTTGGCTTCTAGAAGGTATTGTATTATTTTAAGTGAAAAGATGATTTTGCCCTTCTATCGAATTCTATATACAATTGTCGGTTAAATCCGATTTCTTTCCCACTTCCACCTACATTAAGCTTCTAATACATACTTCTATTAATCCTTTAATCATTAATATTTAttactaattattttaattaactgGATCTTTTTCGTTATCGAATCAATCACAGACAACTCTAAATCGACAATTAACACAAACCTTatcttatttataatataactcATATATTATTTCTAATACTTAATCCTCATCACATTTTAACCGTATAAAAATTATCAACTATATTTTATCAACTATCATTATTTCCAATATCGATTTATTTCGTCGAAACCCTGAGTCGTCGATTTCTTAGCCTGAACATGAAATCGTCTAGAgtcatttttgggatgttacaaatCGTTCATTAGAAATAGTAGTGAACATTTTCCTCTCGTTGTACACGACCATGATATCGTTCAACTAGTTGTCTCTCCTCCTATTTCGCAAGCTGACTTGACAAACCTCATTTGTGGCGGTATGTAAGACCAATTGTTGTAACAGaatagagtaattgtgtaatcgagacaAACATAAACGTAAAGagacagagatttacgtggttcaccaacgtgTGTTGGCTACGTCCACAGGAGGAAAGGAGAACTAATTATATTCAAATTGTTTTCGGATTACAGAGTTTTGTGCcctacttctatataaatagCACACAGACACGACGGGCTAGGCCCAATATACTAATGAGGgcctaaaataaaaacatagcATAGCGTTGGGCTCGGGGCAAACatacagattcaaggcatactaacacaATTTAATCAACCGATAACCACTGGAAAGATTTCATCTTTCATCATTTCAACCATATTCTTGAAAGAGTCCTAAACCTTCAACATTAGAGAAATTTTTATCTCTTCTTGCATCAATCTTAAACATTAGAGAAACGTTTATCTCTTCTTGTATAATATGATCATCGAGTGTCACCAGGTATCTATGCAATGAAGTTCTTGATTTAGACCTTAACCGAAATTGATTTGCTCTTTTTTAATCATTTCACCACCATTCTATCATATTCGTTTTTTCGAAGTTTATCTGCTCTTTTGCAAGAAGATCTATATATTGTCAATCGGGGTAAGATAGCACAAAAAAATGTCCATTTGTCTTGCATACCGCCACAAATATCAACTAAAGTTGGTGGGCAAAACAATGGACATATTATGCCGattgattttcttttaaaataagaGCTTCATTCCATTAAATTCACCTCTCATATTTGAAGCTCCATCATACCCCTGCCCTCCTCAATCTTGATAAAGATAATCCCAGCATCttagaaaaacaaaatcaattttCTTCTTTCATACACCTTGATGAAGTCTCTTTAACATGAACCAAAGATAAAAATCTTTCTATTATCTCCTCATTCTTGTTCACATATCTTATAACAATAGCCATTCGCTCCTTCACTGAGTAATCTCGAGACTCTTCAACCATTATGCAAAATAATTCTTCACCAAGTTCACCTAATATTTCAAGTGTGGTTTCAACGACAAACGCAATaaccaattttttttctgaatttatggAGAAATCATTTGATTATTAGCAGGAGCATTTTTAAATACAACTTGCCAACCTCATCATTTCTTAAACTATACCAGTATATAAATCTCTAGAAAATTACTCCTATTATATGGTGGGATAGAGGTTGAGGACTCATCATCTCCTCTCTAAGCCAAACCTTGATTCAAAAGAAAACGAATAACATCAAGAGTTGCAGTCAAACGAATTTGATATTCCTTCTCTTGTCTGCACTAGATTTACTAACAACATAAGacagcttagacattattgtatgaagTGCCgtgttcgagccctcttgacgtcagttgtaatattttttttataggagtttatttgtaatttccaatttcctccttcatataggagtttatttttgtaaaaaaaaaaacaaaaacacactTTGCCTTTGATTCacaaattttcatattcaattctTTATTTGTTGTGTGGCCAGTGGCTGACCTAATATGAGCTCTAAATCTTTTGTTGGCTTTTTTTCCAATTAGAGAAACCACTACTAACAAAGGTTCCATCTCCTGGTGACGAAATACCACATTTTGAGAGAAAACACCAAAAACAATACGCAACATCTTCTGACGTACTATATTCAAGTGAACATAATCTTTATACCAAACATCTCTAAAACCCTATAATCTTTTCTATATTGTTTCTAGAAAAATCAAGACCTTTGATTGACAATGATCTCTAGCCATGTATTCTCTATGAATACGATCTGGAATATGTACATTAAATCCATCAATAGGCTTTCATAATCTTTGATCGGCATCTATCTCTTTTTCATCGAGTTCAATTTCGTCTAGATTATCAATCACcacattatttcaaaaatattgtgATTCTTGTTTAGCTTCAACGTTAGCACTAGAAGAATCAATAAAATTTCTAGTTCTTTTCTTGAAATACTTTTCCATTAACCTAAATATTCACAATATacaatacacaattattataattataaacatGATAAGATAGATACTAAAACATAAAGCAAAAAATAGTCTGGCCAAATATACAATCATCTCAATTCGTGCTCTAATTAAAGTTACTCTCTTTGTCCTtgataatttgtcaccatttgatcgatctgatacgagttttaaaaaataatagaaaaaatggttgaaaaagttagtggtatatgtgtcctatttttatacataatttttacaataaaatgtgagtgagaatgagttagtggaatgtgggttccactaccaaaaatggtaaaagtaaaaggtGACAAAGTTTTAGGGACGAACGAgaatggaaataagtgacaaattatCCAAGGCCGAGGGAGCACAAATTTCACAATTTAACATTAATTACCTACTTCTCTCTATTCTCTCTCAAATAGTATTGTATACTGCAACCTTCAATCTGCGGGAGGTCACAAAGCCGACATTGGCAAGAATTTAGTTTTGAACTACAGAAGGGGGAGGAGCTCGGATTGGAAGACAGAGTGGAGAGCTGGAGATTAAATAGAGTAAGACTGTCCCCTCCTAACTCCTCCAAGTTCTAGCTAAGGAAATCTCCTCTAAGTTCTATGTAAGGAAATTGGAGAATGGtgtgaaaatttgaaatgtTGCCATTTGTGTTGATTTGGGCTTAACAACTTTCAATTATTGCCTTCTGTATATTGATTTGGGTCGTCCCTCTCCTAAGTTCTTggcctttttttctttattccgGCCCAAAACCAAATAAGTTTGGGGTTGGGTCGGGGTGGAGGTATCGTTCGTGGGGTTGACAGCACGTCGAAAGTTCGaatgtagtataattttttggtattatgtGGTCGACTGTGGGGTCGTCCAAACCTCGCTCAACCCACTCCGTCCGCCATTGGTTCAGCCTATCTCACGACTTATTCTACAGCCTATCTCATTTACACATCGGCACTACTTTGTTTAAATATTTTGGCACGACATGTTTAAATTTTTGGCACGACAATGAACACTATGGCATAACGCTGACTAAAGTTTGATTCTCTGATGATTGTAGTGATTTTTAAGACCAGATTTAAAGAATACGGGAAATTTGATTCTCTGATGATTGTAGTGATTTTTAAGACCagatttagagcatccacaatgggccGCCCTaagcgcgccctatggcgcgccacgtcagcagtctTATCCTCCTACCTGCAATgcggcgccctaaggcgcgccctatatgttttaatattgttctgttaattaatttaaatatttttcaaatatataatgcaaactaatttaaaaacatAACGAGTAACCAAAAACCAACGAATATTGCATTAATAATTACACAAAAGTTCACGATTCAAattggctaatctacgcaatttCCAACTTCCGGCGtaactcatcgatcaacccccggaGAATTTCGGCTTAGGCGGGATCCGTACCTttttgagggccttgtgcgtctgcaacaacgtcttcACCATTGAGGCTGCTGCCAACGACTCATACACGACTGCCGTCGCGCTCGGGGCTGGGATCGGCGATGGCgcggcggcggtcgaggatgagtcgccgccgccgcccttGGCCTTcacagccttgacgcctatgggacgcagggaggacatcggtgccggaactctcaatgtcctcgtacgtccggttgaggtccaccggacgagttccgctttcgctgctcgtgtaaccaccagcttcggtggtcttcatcctctttgtcgctccggtgtgcagaatcccgccttggaacttctgcttgtccctcaagagcgcccagatggcctcgtgcttgaattcgccgtacatggactggtacgacaacaacgctttagcgcgcacgtcgcacaagctctcgccgctcctcTGCGCCCTCGCACACTTCTCGTAGTCCGACGAGAACAGGTTGATTTGCCTCTTCACCTGGTCCCAGTGCTTGCagagctgctcccgttggcgctcggcgatgcgctcccagtacgtcggctgcctctggttgttcacgaatatcgggtcctccgatatatccacccaacaccctCGCCAATGCGAGGGTTTCATCCgactggtagttcgtacggccgggggcgtactctcaCAAGTtcccggaggtggcaacttgtacgcgCGTTGCCGATTCCGCCCTTTTTAGCGGGGGCAGAAGCCGCGGCCGCGGCACGGCGGGAGGGGCGATaggtcggtttggagacggctccatgtcatccAAACCGTACGATTTTGTACTGAATTCAGGATCGTATTGTGTGTTGGCATCGAACGACCAATATTCGTCGGGTTTTGTACTGGCCAACGCGcctccccaaacatcggactgtTGGAACTTGCATCCATTTCgtcgaaataataaaaatgtgagtttcgagagtgaaatcgtgaaaattaaacgttacaaatgaaggtggggtaggagtatttatacaaaaattaaaaaatgcgtggcatcgtccgcgaccatcgtccgccgatcccgcaatggggtgcccgatggcgcggacgatagcaTATCGTCCGCtcccatcgtccgccgagcccacaacgGCGAGGACGATGTCGCGGatgataggccatcgtccgcgcttcaacCGCGGATGATGCATAGGTCGCaggcgtagggcgcggacgatagcggacacccacaatggggcggacgatggcgcccgcggacgatggcacgcatcgggcgtgccatcgggcgtgccgttgtggatgctcttaaagaaTACGGGAAATATTTGATTTTGCCTATAGTCCATGATATTAGTAATGCGCCACATTTAATGATTTAAACTTCAAACATAAAATGTGAGTCGTTTATAGTTGTGTGATTTTCATGACAAGCAATATATGATTTGCTAAATATCTAAAAACAGAAAATTGAAACTTGcgtgaaaatataattaaaaaagtactaaGTCTGGTTGACTTGAAAACGACTATtcatgggtttagggtttagttaCATCTGATGCCAATCCCAATCCGAACATTGCGAGATTCCTGAGCAAAACTAGGATGCAAGGTATCAAATGTGTTCCATGCTGGGGAACCGCAGGGTGTCTCATAACCCATCCTTCGTACGATTTTCAGCATGCCATCTCATGTGAGATGCCGTCTTTGTAGACATGAACAATCTTTGCAACCTTGGTTTGACGGGAAAATACCACAATACTTTTGAGCAATCTTTCTTTTCTCACTgtgggatctgcatctgaagtACGTCATCTTAGCTGATGACATGTGTCACATGAGGTTCGCCTTTCATTTTCCCCCCAATACAAAGTACAGTCATTTTGACACGCATCAATTTCTCGGCTTCATAGTAAGACTTTGGTAGATCAACCATGGCATCTGGAAAAGCTTCTCTTAATAATTCCAAAAGCATATCAAATTTTTATTGTTCAAACTTCCAATACACTTTAAGTGCAACAAACGGATTATGAATGATAGCTTTGAGAATTTATCACATCCTTCAAACAATGGTTGTTGTAAACCATCAATCAACTTATAAAATTCGTTTGCTGTCCATTAGCACTTTCAGCATCTATTGAGATTTTATATGTCTTTAGTATATCCATCTTCATTTGGAACTCCAAAGGCATCATGAACTAAACCTTGCATATCATCATCACCCAAAGTATTATGTTGATTGTCACACCTAGATGAGCGACTACTAGGAAGTTCTCCATGAGCTATCCATTGGGTGTACCCTGGAATAAATCCGTCGACCGTCAAATGTTCAAATGCCTCATCTCTACTCACGGATATACCGATCCCACAACGTTTGCATGGACATAATATCTTATCTTTCATGCTTGAATTGCGAAAAGCATAGtccaaaaaatattcaagtccaTTTTGGTATTTCGTTGTGATTCTTGACTTTGTCATCAACTTCTATCCATATTGTTTTAATAATTCCACCAAGcctatatataataatataaatatatagataACTAAGTAAATTAGAAAATGGATTGTTaaataaccaaaaaaatatGTAATCA is part of the Salvia splendens isolate huo1 chromosome 6, SspV2, whole genome shotgun sequence genome and encodes:
- the LOC121809069 gene encoding uncharacterized protein LOC121809069 gives rise to the protein MVLGVRMKTEKGPSIEADYVVHIVEVKPWPPSQSLRRLGSVVIHWEHSDGSCGFTNQAVPGNGRIEFNECFGLRENGDACIEFNLYEPRWDKGLKGQLLASVVLDLGAYGVIEKGLSISTPIHCKRTYRNAAQPLLLLKIEPATSSLRESVSSLMSEEYAEEASSTTDHDPDQSSPNAASSALNQKIAVNGSAEVGHREQATESSLSMDLSSDIEWISRRIGSHSLQSSAVKEADKRLRSNHREEEGIVAAGKRDARIRISSEASRAVMNRNSGGGSSTSAEELLVDGRTNSPPLNKRVEEEGEEEEENFENEVRNIYQVERMVLENGVASSTRRNHHVTGSISSERKVCRMETRSLVSEGRIQQLENRIKILEGELREAAALEVSLYSVVAEHGSSTSKVHSPARRLSRLYFNANKQNPKSGRESASESIVSGLVLAAKACGNDVPRYAFHHSIPSLFALMLMYLCNEVLDLDLNRN
- the LOC121809269 gene encoding probable inactive leucine-rich repeat receptor-like protein kinase At3g03770, which produces MREIALLAGIVVVVIIILLVGLMFFYKRHRTQHALVRHIAPKVKQDDRPISPDLLASTKILSEVENQSSPSYRVFTLPELKEATKNFDQSTFLGQGSFGKVYKGRLENGSFVAIRSLTLYRKCSIQNLKMRIDLLSKLRHPHLVALLGHCIDDGTQDDSTVRRLYLVQQFVPNGSFRSHLSEKVLKWPERLAVVIGAAKAIHFLHTGVIPPSLSNRLTTNSILIDEHGIAQLSDYGMSLIADETEKTDDDVHNFGFILLESLVGPIASSKGEAFLLNEMTSFSSQDGRRRIVEPIVLATSSQESLSIVISITNKCISDGSSGWPSFEDVLWNLQYAAQVQATADADPDSASHQSFG